In one Aggregicoccus sp. 17bor-14 genomic region, the following are encoded:
- a CDS encoding tetratricopeptide repeat protein, with product MTRSCTRLLPALLALSLSGCFYPATRGRALEDRVDQLANDNARLSKDLEQARAQLATTLPRIDEKVAEVTRALDSLEKGSRRSSADVGVQLQKTVEDLAQLRGQVEEYLFKIGQLETALAAQKDETDKRLLELQGSDAVKAAEAKRKAEELPRPADKKEFLDLADGKLKDDPVLARTLYREWLKKWPKDPLAGQAHFGLGESYVAESKCREALPEYGKVMQDYPKAPSAPDAYLRASDCFRELKMADESRLALEELVTAHPKSPAAKTAKARLAELNKQKRPAPAKKK from the coding sequence ATGACGCGCTCCTGCACCCGACTGCTCCCGGCCCTCCTCGCGCTCTCGCTCAGCGGCTGCTTCTACCCGGCCACCCGCGGCCGCGCGCTCGAGGACCGCGTGGACCAGCTCGCCAACGACAACGCGCGCCTCTCCAAGGACCTGGAGCAGGCGCGCGCCCAGCTCGCCACGACGCTGCCGCGCATCGACGAGAAGGTGGCCGAGGTGACGCGCGCGCTGGACAGCCTGGAGAAGGGCAGCCGGCGCAGCAGCGCGGACGTGGGCGTGCAGCTGCAGAAGACCGTGGAGGACCTCGCGCAGCTGCGCGGCCAGGTGGAGGAGTACCTCTTCAAGATCGGCCAGCTGGAGACGGCACTCGCCGCGCAGAAGGACGAGACCGACAAGCGCCTCCTCGAGCTGCAGGGCTCGGACGCGGTGAAGGCCGCCGAGGCCAAGCGCAAGGCCGAGGAGCTGCCCCGCCCCGCGGACAAGAAGGAGTTCCTGGACCTCGCGGACGGCAAGCTCAAGGACGACCCGGTGCTCGCGCGCACGCTGTACCGCGAGTGGCTCAAGAAGTGGCCGAAGGACCCGCTCGCGGGCCAGGCCCACTTCGGCCTCGGCGAGAGCTACGTGGCCGAGAGCAAGTGCCGCGAGGCCCTGCCCGAGTACGGCAAGGTGATGCAGGACTACCCCAAGGCGCCGTCCGCGCCGGACGCCTACCTGCGCGCGAGCGACTGCTTCCGCGAGCTGAAGATGGCGGACGAGTCGCGCCTCGCCCTGGAGGAGCTCGTCACCGCGCACCCCAAGAGCCCCGCCGCGAAGACCGCGAA
- the cheB gene encoding chemotaxis-specific protein-glutamate methyltransferase CheB — MGKKVRVLVVDDSLIVRQLVSEVLRLDPDIEIAGTAANGSEALERLAVLKPDVITMDVDMPVMDGLTAVEHIMAERPTPILLLTGDPRYQAPELTYRALELGALALQIKPSIDSEPEAWNLAREVKLLASVKVIRHVRGKVRGAGGAGLSSEPQLAAGGMGIVAVAASTGGPQVLQRMVSELPRDFPAPIVIVQHINAAFAESLATWMGNSSKLKVRLAQDGDALHPGTVLIAPPGQHLTIPFRGRVALQSGTERDGHMPSGTVLLESAARAYGRRAVGLILTGMGADGAEGMLAIKRSGGLTLGQSEESCVVFGMPGAAVKLKAVDHLIHADEVASTLVRLARGENR, encoded by the coding sequence ATGGGCAAGAAGGTCAGGGTGCTCGTCGTCGATGACTCGCTCATCGTCCGACAGCTCGTCAGCGAGGTGCTCCGGCTGGATCCGGACATCGAGATCGCCGGTACTGCCGCCAACGGCAGTGAGGCACTCGAGCGCCTCGCCGTCCTGAAGCCCGACGTCATCACCATGGACGTGGACATGCCCGTGATGGACGGCCTCACCGCCGTCGAGCACATCATGGCCGAGCGCCCCACGCCTATCCTGCTGCTCACCGGCGACCCCCGCTACCAGGCCCCCGAGCTCACCTACCGCGCGCTGGAGCTCGGCGCGCTCGCGCTGCAGATCAAGCCCTCCATCGACTCGGAGCCCGAGGCGTGGAACCTCGCGCGCGAGGTGAAGCTGCTGGCGAGCGTGAAGGTCATCCGCCACGTGCGCGGCAAGGTGCGCGGCGCGGGCGGCGCAGGGCTGAGCAGCGAGCCGCAGCTCGCGGCAGGGGGCATGGGCATCGTGGCGGTGGCCGCCTCCACCGGCGGGCCCCAGGTGCTGCAGCGCATGGTGTCCGAGCTGCCGCGCGACTTCCCCGCGCCCATCGTGATCGTGCAGCACATCAACGCCGCGTTCGCGGAGAGCCTCGCGACGTGGATGGGCAACAGCTCCAAGCTCAAGGTGCGCCTCGCCCAGGACGGCGATGCGCTGCATCCGGGCACCGTGCTCATCGCGCCCCCCGGCCAGCACCTCACCATCCCGTTCCGCGGCCGCGTCGCGCTGCAGAGCGGAACGGAGCGCGACGGGCACATGCCCTCGGGCACCGTGCTGCTGGAGAGCGCGGCTCGCGCCTACGGGCGAAGGGCCGTGGGCCTCATCCTCACCGGCATGGGCGCGGACGGCGCCGAGGGCATGCTCGCCATCAAGCGCTCCGGCGGGCTCACCCTGGGCCAGAGCGAGGAGTCCTGCGTGGTGTTCGGCATGCCGGGCGCCGCGGTGAAGCTCAAGGCCGTGGACCACCTCATCCACGCGGACGAGGTGGCGAGCACGCTGGTGCGGCTCGCGCGCGGCGAGAACCGCTAG
- a CDS encoding chemotaxis protein CheW, translated as MASPQPPTETRPEHLLFACGDRWYAVPAPLAAEVVTFPPLTRVPGAPAHLLGVFNHRGEVIPVVDLGQLVTGVPQPTARAVLVRVARGVLGLTASAVDDVAPVTGSFEPQGASGVHLHLLGPAQAADRSVLVLEPEGLFDFLSRRV; from the coding sequence ATGGCTTCTCCTCAGCCTCCCACCGAGACGCGCCCGGAGCACCTCCTCTTCGCCTGCGGGGACCGCTGGTACGCGGTCCCCGCGCCCCTCGCCGCGGAGGTGGTGACCTTTCCCCCCCTCACCCGGGTGCCGGGTGCGCCCGCGCACCTGCTGGGGGTGTTCAACCACCGCGGCGAGGTGATCCCCGTGGTGGACCTGGGGCAGCTCGTCACCGGGGTGCCCCAGCCCACCGCCCGCGCCGTGCTCGTGCGCGTGGCGCGCGGGGTGCTCGGCCTCACCGCCAGCGCCGTGGACGACGTGGCGCCCGTGACGGGCAGCTTCGAGCCACAAGGTGCGAGCGGTGTCCACCTCCACCTGCTCGGCCCTGCACAGGCCGCCGACCGCAGCGTGCTGGTGCTCGAGCCCGAGGGGCTCTTCGACTTCCTCAGCCGCCGCGTGTAG
- a CDS encoding OmpA family protein yields the protein MRRISLVAGLGLALLALTGCPPSYPKCDNDKQCSEKGEVCVQGQCQECATDANCKEGFACQDNKCSPKAQTCTSDSACGAGKICEAGTCAPAQCQDNGACGTGSCQNGRCVAKAEGTCSSNADCTDGQTCQAGKCAADTSASCDFSPVRFGFNEATLSGDAQSRLSDIANCLKGGSGKVTLAGHADERGTEEYNLQLSNRRAAAVKRYLVDLGVPAGRLETVGYGENRPVAQGQDEDSWAQNRRVEFVR from the coding sequence ATGCGACGCATTTCTTTGGTGGCGGGGCTCGGACTTGCGCTGTTGGCGCTGACGGGCTGCCCGCCGTCCTACCCCAAGTGTGACAACGACAAGCAGTGCTCCGAGAAGGGCGAGGTCTGTGTCCAGGGCCAGTGCCAGGAGTGCGCCACGGACGCGAACTGCAAGGAGGGCTTCGCGTGCCAGGACAACAAGTGCTCGCCCAAGGCCCAGACCTGCACCAGCGACAGCGCGTGCGGCGCCGGCAAGATCTGTGAGGCGGGCACCTGCGCCCCCGCGCAGTGCCAGGACAACGGCGCCTGCGGCACCGGCAGCTGCCAGAACGGCCGCTGCGTGGCGAAGGCCGAGGGCACCTGCTCGAGCAACGCGGACTGCACCGACGGCCAGACCTGCCAGGCGGGTAAGTGCGCGGCGGACACCTCCGCGTCCTGCGACTTCTCGCCCGTGCGCTTCGGCTTCAACGAGGCCACGCTGAGCGGCGACGCGCAGAGCCGCCTGAGCGACATCGCCAACTGCCTCAAGGGCGGCAGCGGCAAGGTGACGCTCGCGGGCCACGCGGACGAGCGTGGCACCGAGGAGTACAACCTGCAGCTCTCCAACCGCCGCGCCGCCGCCGTGAAGCGCTACCTCGTGGACCTGGGCGTGCCGGCCGGCCGCCTGGAGACCGTGGGCTACGGCGAGAACCGCCCGGTGGCCCAGGGCCAGGACGAGGACAGCTGGGCGCAGAACCGCCGCGTCGAGTTCGTTCGCTAG
- a CDS encoding sigma-54 dependent transcriptional regulator, producing MPATVLIVDDEKNILLTLHQSLQLAGYRTELASSGQVALDVVSARPVDAVLMDVKMPDLDGLTALERMQALKPGLPVIMMSGHGTIDTAVRATQLGARDFLEKPIARDRLLVALRNALQHQAAMEELAELRAEVGTGRYQMVGSGPAMERIFSLIRRTAPSEGRVLITGENGTGKELIARALHQNSRRKQGPFVKLNCAAVPHELIESELFGHEKGAFTGAVSVRRGKFELAHEGTLFLDEIGDMPSAMQAKLLRVLQEGELERVGGAETLKVDVRVLAATNKDLPQEIAAGRFREDLYYRLNVVQIHSPPLRERREDLPDLIRSFLQEACAKNGRRPLQLSSEALSVMAAYDYPGNVRELRNLVERLAILCEGPSVSGAEARELLPPARAGQPPPPAPLLRALEGLSAAPPPSPAPPQASAEPVSSGFRPRADKPFRDQVEDAEREIIQFVLAHTQDNVTEAARLLDLERGHFYKKMKALGLRRGAAES from the coding sequence ATGCCTGCCACCGTCCTCATCGTCGATGACGAAAAGAACATTCTTCTGACGCTTCACCAGAGCCTGCAGCTGGCGGGCTATCGCACGGAGCTCGCGAGCTCGGGGCAGGTGGCGCTGGACGTGGTGAGCGCGCGGCCGGTGGACGCGGTGCTGATGGACGTGAAGATGCCGGACCTGGACGGGCTCACCGCGCTCGAGCGGATGCAGGCGCTCAAGCCGGGGCTGCCGGTCATCATGATGTCCGGGCACGGCACCATCGACACGGCGGTGCGCGCGACCCAGCTGGGCGCGCGCGACTTCCTGGAGAAGCCCATCGCGAGAGATCGCCTGCTGGTGGCGCTGCGCAACGCGCTCCAGCACCAGGCGGCGATGGAGGAGCTCGCGGAGCTGCGCGCGGAGGTGGGCACGGGCCGCTACCAGATGGTGGGCTCGGGCCCCGCGATGGAGCGCATCTTCAGCCTCATCCGGCGCACCGCGCCGAGCGAAGGCCGCGTGCTCATCACCGGCGAGAACGGCACCGGCAAGGAACTCATCGCGCGCGCGCTGCACCAGAACTCGCGCCGCAAGCAGGGCCCCTTCGTGAAGCTCAACTGCGCGGCGGTGCCGCACGAGCTCATCGAGAGCGAGCTGTTCGGCCACGAGAAGGGCGCCTTCACCGGCGCGGTGAGCGTGCGGCGCGGCAAGTTCGAGCTCGCGCACGAGGGCACCCTCTTCCTCGACGAGATCGGCGACATGCCCAGCGCCATGCAGGCGAAGCTCCTGCGCGTGCTGCAGGAGGGGGAGCTCGAGCGCGTGGGCGGCGCCGAGACGCTCAAGGTGGACGTGCGCGTGCTCGCCGCGACGAACAAGGACCTGCCCCAGGAGATCGCCGCGGGGCGCTTCCGCGAGGACCTCTACTACCGGCTCAACGTGGTGCAGATCCACTCGCCGCCCCTGCGCGAGCGGCGCGAGGACCTGCCGGACCTCATCCGCAGCTTCCTGCAGGAGGCCTGCGCGAAGAACGGGCGGCGCCCGCTGCAGCTCTCCTCCGAGGCGCTCTCCGTGATGGCCGCCTACGACTACCCGGGCAACGTGCGCGAGCTGCGCAACCTGGTGGAGCGGCTCGCCATCCTCTGCGAGGGCCCCAGCGTGAGCGGCGCCGAGGCGCGCGAGCTGCTGCCGCCCGCGCGCGCAGGCCAGCCCCCGCCCCCCGCCCCGCTGCTGCGCGCGCTCGAGGGACTCTCCGCCGCGCCGCCGCCCTCCCCCGCCCCGCCGCAGGCCTCCGCAGAGCCGGTGAGCAGCGGCTTCCGCCCGCGCGCGGACAAGCCCTTCCGCGACCAGGTGGAGGACGCCGAGCGGGAGATCATCCAGTTCGTGCTCGCCCACACCCAGGACAACGTGACCGAGGCGGCGCGCCTGCTCGACCTGGAGCGCGGCCACTTCTACAAGAAGATGAAGGCGCTGGGCCTGCGGCGCGGAGCGGCCGAGTCCTGA
- a CDS encoding nitrous oxide reductase family maturation protein NosD: MTATPRPTRARLARSLLGSLTTLTLLGLGGGLAACSQNGGEVDAPSNAPGTGTGQSPASPGTGTGTGTGQSPAPAVKYTREWVVSPAGNDSGAGSEAAPFRTIGKAVSVAGPGERITVKAGTYAEAVALEGNVRAGTAAAPIRLQGEGMPKIIPASGGSALVTIAKPYWQLDGFDVDVKSQARFAVAFTGATTGSSISGSEVHHGALGGGITTYANATGATIENNHIHHFVRSGQDSHGVVIQPSSKNITVRNNRIHDNSGDAVQCIGPEGFSSLPPADGVVIQGNEMYANFENAVDIKTCKNVKVVSNEMHDFTTYGGCAVVVHMSASDVLLEDNDISNVGKAIAIGGNHEGPVPTRVLVRRNRIRNVVKDSTRDGDAIRLENSEAAQVVNNTMVGVGNAGIMVGGGTGGATSNTQVFNNIVQAAIDLQVGSMAPGLQVGANLYAPPAVVHSSGSQLSLGSWQSQGKDSGSVEAAPGIPAEGFTPGSAAVDHGRNVGLSFCGAAPDIGAVETGC, from the coding sequence ATGACTGCAACGCCTCGCCCCACGCGCGCCCGGCTCGCGCGCTCGCTCCTCGGCTCGCTCACGACCCTCACCCTGCTCGGCCTGGGCGGCGGCCTCGCCGCCTGCTCGCAGAACGGCGGCGAGGTGGATGCTCCCTCCAACGCTCCGGGCACCGGCACGGGCCAGTCCCCGGCGAGCCCGGGTACCGGCACCGGCACCGGCACGGGGCAGAGCCCGGCGCCCGCGGTGAAGTACACGCGCGAGTGGGTGGTGTCGCCCGCGGGCAACGACAGCGGCGCGGGCAGCGAGGCGGCGCCCTTTCGCACCATCGGCAAGGCGGTGAGCGTGGCGGGCCCCGGCGAGCGCATCACGGTGAAGGCGGGCACCTATGCAGAGGCGGTCGCGCTCGAGGGCAACGTGCGCGCGGGCACCGCGGCTGCCCCCATCCGCCTGCAGGGCGAGGGGATGCCGAAGATCATCCCTGCCTCCGGCGGCTCGGCGCTCGTCACCATCGCCAAGCCCTACTGGCAGCTGGACGGCTTCGACGTGGACGTGAAGAGCCAGGCGCGCTTCGCGGTGGCCTTCACCGGCGCGACCACGGGCTCCTCCATCTCCGGCTCCGAGGTGCACCACGGCGCGCTGGGCGGCGGCATCACCACCTACGCGAACGCCACCGGCGCCACCATCGAGAACAACCACATCCACCACTTCGTGCGCTCGGGGCAGGACAGCCACGGCGTGGTCATCCAGCCCTCGAGCAAGAACATCACGGTGCGCAACAACCGCATCCACGACAACTCGGGGGACGCGGTCCAGTGCATCGGGCCCGAGGGCTTCAGCAGCCTGCCGCCCGCGGACGGCGTCGTCATCCAGGGCAACGAGATGTACGCGAACTTCGAGAACGCGGTGGACATCAAGACCTGCAAGAACGTGAAGGTGGTGAGCAACGAGATGCACGACTTCACCACCTACGGCGGCTGCGCGGTGGTGGTGCACATGTCCGCCTCCGACGTGCTGCTCGAGGACAACGACATCAGCAACGTGGGCAAGGCGATCGCGATCGGCGGCAACCACGAGGGCCCCGTCCCCACGCGCGTGCTCGTGCGCCGCAACCGCATCCGCAACGTGGTGAAGGACAGCACCCGCGACGGCGACGCCATCCGCCTGGAGAACTCCGAGGCGGCCCAGGTGGTGAACAACACGATGGTGGGCGTGGGCAACGCCGGCATCATGGTGGGCGGCGGCACCGGCGGCGCCACGAGCAACACCCAGGTGTTCAACAACATCGTGCAGGCGGCGATCGACCTGCAGGTGGGCTCGATGGCGCCCGGCCTGCAGGTGGGCGCGAACCTCTACGCGCCGCCGGCCGTGGTGCACAGCAGCGGCAGCCAGCTCTCGCTCGGCAGCTGGCAGTCGCAGGGCAAGGACTCGGGCTCCGTGGAGGCCGCGCCCGGCATCCCGGCGGAAGGCTTCACCCCGGGCAGCGCTGCGGTGGACCACGGCCGCAACGTGGGGCTCAGCTTCTGCGGCGCCGCGCCCGACATCGGCGCGGTCGAGACCGGCTGCTGA